A section of the Streptomyces xinghaiensis S187 genome encodes:
- a CDS encoding sugar ABC transporter permease, protein MTGTTTPDPATTAPVPAAAVRGGNGRTGRVRGRGERGPLASAGLHAGLLLAAVTAVFPPLWLLVTSFKPKSDAFTTSLVENFTFANYDHVLNDTHFLTWFGNSVLIVLVTTFLGVFISATTGYAVSRFRFPGMRPLMWTLLITQMFPMAILIVPLYNLMAQLGLLNQPVGLIITYLTIAVPFCAWMMKGFFDTIPVAIDESGRVDGLNPFGTFWRLILPLAKPGIAVTGFYSFVTAWAEVAYASAFMTGEENLTLAGGLQTFVNQYTNDWGSMTAAAVIIAVPAMIVFGFAQRHLVAGLTAGATKS, encoded by the coding sequence ATCACGGGCACCACGACGCCCGACCCCGCCACCACCGCCCCGGTACCGGCCGCCGCCGTCCGCGGGGGGAACGGCCGCACCGGCCGCGTCCGCGGGCGCGGCGAGCGCGGGCCGCTGGCCTCCGCCGGGCTGCACGCCGGCCTGCTGCTGGCCGCCGTGACCGCCGTGTTCCCGCCGCTGTGGCTGCTGGTGACGTCCTTCAAGCCCAAGAGCGACGCCTTCACCACCTCACTGGTGGAGAACTTCACCTTCGCCAACTACGACCACGTCCTGAACGACACCCACTTCCTGACCTGGTTCGGGAACTCGGTGCTGATCGTGCTGGTGACCACGTTCCTGGGCGTCTTCATCTCGGCCACCACCGGTTACGCCGTCAGCCGCTTCCGCTTCCCGGGCATGCGCCCGCTGATGTGGACCCTGCTGATCACGCAGATGTTCCCGATGGCGATCCTGATCGTGCCGCTCTACAACCTCATGGCACAGCTCGGGCTCCTCAACCAGCCCGTTGGCCTGATCATCACGTACCTCACCATCGCCGTGCCGTTCTGCGCCTGGATGATGAAGGGCTTCTTCGACACCATCCCCGTCGCCATCGACGAATCGGGGCGTGTCGACGGACTCAACCCCTTCGGCACCTTCTGGCGGCTGATCCTGCCGCTGGCCAAGCCCGGCATCGCCGTCACAGGCTTCTACAGCTTCGTGACCGCCTGGGCCGAGGTCGCCTACGCCTCGGCCTTCATGACCGGCGAGGAGAACCTCACCCTGGCCGGCGGCCTGCAGACCTTCGTCAACCAGTACACGAACGACTGGGGATCGATGACGGCCGCCGCCGTGATCATCGCCGTGCCCGCAATGATCGTCTTCGGTTTCGCCCAGCGCCATCTCGTCGCCGGGCTGACCGCGGGCGCCACCAAGTCGTGA
- a CDS encoding LacI family DNA-binding transcriptional regulator, protein MTARLADIAAQAGVSEATVSRVLNGKPGVAATTRESVLAALDVLGYERPVRLRRRSAGLVGLITPELDNPIFPALAQVIGQNLTRQGYTPVLATQTPGGSTEDELTEMLVERGVSGIIFVSGLHADTSADMQRYDQLRGQGVPFVLVNGFSPKVRAPFVSPDDRAAMRLAVTHLAALGHTRIGLALGPKRFVPVLRKTEGFRQGMREQLGLTPEESDELIEHSLYTLEGGQAAADALIGRGCTAVICASDMMALGAIRAARRQGLAVPRDVSVVGFDDSPLIAFTDPPLTTIRQPVQAMGQAAVRALLEEIGGTPAPHSEFIFLPELVVRGSTAAGPQGQSPPARRAPADVPAGG, encoded by the coding sequence ATGACCGCACGGCTCGCCGACATCGCAGCCCAGGCGGGGGTCAGCGAAGCGACAGTCAGCCGCGTGCTCAACGGCAAGCCGGGGGTGGCCGCGACCACCCGCGAATCCGTCCTCGCCGCGCTCGACGTCCTCGGCTACGAGCGCCCGGTACGGCTGCGGCGGCGCAGCGCCGGGCTGGTCGGACTGATCACCCCCGAGCTGGACAACCCGATCTTCCCCGCGCTCGCGCAGGTCATCGGGCAGAACCTGACCCGCCAGGGCTACACCCCGGTCCTCGCCACCCAGACACCGGGCGGCTCCACCGAGGACGAGCTCACCGAGATGCTGGTGGAGCGCGGGGTCTCCGGCATCATCTTCGTCTCCGGGCTGCACGCCGACACCTCCGCCGACATGCAGCGGTACGACCAGCTCCGCGGGCAGGGCGTGCCGTTCGTCCTCGTCAACGGCTTCTCCCCGAAGGTCCGCGCCCCGTTCGTCTCGCCCGACGACCGCGCTGCGATGCGGCTGGCCGTGACGCATCTCGCGGCCCTCGGCCACACCCGGATCGGGCTGGCGCTGGGCCCCAAGCGGTTCGTCCCCGTGCTGCGGAAGACCGAGGGCTTCCGGCAGGGGATGCGCGAGCAGCTGGGGCTGACCCCGGAGGAGTCCGACGAGCTGATCGAGCACTCCCTCTACACCCTGGAGGGCGGCCAGGCCGCGGCCGACGCGCTGATCGGGCGCGGCTGCACCGCCGTGATCTGCGCCAGCGACATGATGGCGCTCGGCGCCATCCGCGCCGCCCGCCGGCAGGGCCTCGCCGTCCCCCGGGACGTCTCGGTGGTCGGCTTCGACGACTCCCCGCTGATCGCCTTCACCGACCCGCCGCTGACCACGATCCGTCAGCCGGTCCAGGCCATGGGCCAGGCGGCGGTGCGCGCGCTGCTGGAGGAGATCGGCGGGACCCCGGCCCCGCACAGCGAGTTCATCTTCCTGCCCGAACTGGTGGTCCGCGGGTCGACCGCCGCGGGTCCGCAGGGACAGTCCCCGCCGGCCCGGAGGGCACCGGCCGACGTCCCGGCCGGAGGGTGA
- a CDS encoding glycoside hydrolase family 13 protein — MTQELTPALHDRPAPAPGAGPGDAPRGGSGTGTHWWRDAVIYQIYVRSFADGNGDGIGDLRGARERLPHLARLGVDAVWLTPFYLSPQADGGYDVTDYRTVDPLFGDLDDARELIRAAHGLGIRVIMDIVPNHTSDRHTWFRQALSEGPGSPARGRYWFRPGRGTDGELPPNDWESVFGGPAWTRTTNPDGSPGDWYLHLFAPEQPDLNWEHPEVRREFDAILRFWLDLGVDGFRVDVAHGLVKAEGLPDIGHGQQASLIGTQKLPFFDQDGVHEIHRHWRRLLDSYDGERIGVAEAWAPDSERLALYVRPDEMHQAFNFQFLRSGWEAAEMRAVIDSSLTATASVGAPTTWVLSNHDVVRHTTRYADGDPERGLRRARAAALLMLALPGSVYVYQGEELGLPEVTDLPDEVRQDPSFLRADGQDGFRDGCRVPIPWSGTEAPYGFGPEPGGPSWLPQPGDWAGYSVEAQTGDPTSTLELYRAAIALRRELPALGAGDAVEWLDAPEGVLAFRRTPGTAPAPSAGEGEDGTRGPVVCVLNTLDRPVTLPRPGRPLLSSAPMAAPAPREDGGTVRIPAESCAWWAI, encoded by the coding sequence ATGACTCAGGAGCTCACGCCCGCCCTCCACGACCGGCCCGCGCCCGCTCCCGGCGCCGGCCCGGGGGACGCCCCGCGCGGCGGCTCCGGCACCGGCACACACTGGTGGCGGGACGCCGTCATCTACCAGATCTACGTCCGCTCCTTCGCCGACGGCAACGGCGACGGCATCGGCGATCTGCGCGGCGCCCGGGAGCGGCTGCCGCATCTGGCCCGGCTGGGCGTGGACGCGGTCTGGCTCACCCCCTTCTACCTCTCCCCGCAGGCCGACGGCGGCTACGACGTCACCGACTACCGCACCGTCGACCCGCTCTTCGGCGATCTCGACGACGCCCGGGAGCTGATCCGCGCCGCCCACGGGCTGGGAATCCGCGTGATCATGGACATCGTCCCCAACCACACCTCCGACCGGCACACCTGGTTCCGGCAGGCCCTGAGCGAGGGCCCCGGCTCCCCCGCCCGCGGCCGCTACTGGTTCCGCCCCGGCCGCGGCACGGACGGCGAGCTGCCGCCCAACGACTGGGAGTCCGTCTTCGGCGGCCCCGCCTGGACCCGCACCACGAACCCCGACGGCAGCCCCGGCGACTGGTACCTCCACCTCTTCGCCCCCGAGCAGCCCGACCTCAACTGGGAGCACCCGGAGGTCCGCCGCGAGTTCGACGCCATCCTCCGCTTCTGGCTGGACCTGGGCGTGGACGGCTTCCGCGTCGACGTCGCCCACGGCCTCGTCAAGGCCGAGGGCCTGCCCGACATCGGCCACGGGCAGCAGGCCAGCCTCATCGGCACCCAGAAGCTGCCCTTCTTCGACCAGGACGGCGTCCACGAGATCCACCGCCACTGGCGCCGGCTGCTGGACTCCTACGACGGCGAGCGGATCGGCGTCGCCGAGGCCTGGGCCCCGGACTCCGAGCGGCTCGCCCTCTACGTCCGCCCCGACGAGATGCACCAGGCGTTCAACTTCCAGTTCCTGCGGAGCGGCTGGGAGGCCGCGGAGATGCGCGCGGTGATCGACAGCTCCCTCACCGCCACCGCGTCCGTCGGCGCGCCCACCACCTGGGTGCTGTCCAACCACGACGTCGTCCGGCACACCACGCGCTACGCGGACGGGGACCCGGAGCGCGGCCTGCGCCGGGCCCGCGCCGCCGCCCTCCTGATGCTGGCGCTGCCCGGCTCCGTCTACGTCTACCAGGGCGAGGAGCTCGGGCTTCCGGAGGTCACCGACCTGCCCGACGAGGTCCGCCAGGACCCCTCCTTCCTCCGCGCCGACGGCCAGGACGGCTTCCGCGACGGCTGCCGGGTGCCGATCCCGTGGTCCGGCACCGAGGCCCCGTACGGCTTCGGACCCGAGCCCGGCGGCCCCAGCTGGCTGCCGCAGCCCGGTGACTGGGCCGGATACAGCGTCGAGGCCCAGACCGGCGACCCGACCTCCACCCTGGAGCTCTACCGCGCGGCGATCGCGCTGCGCCGCGAGCTCCCGGCGCTCGGCGCGGGCGACGCCGTCGAGTGGCTGGACGCGCCCGAGGGCGTCCTCGCCTTCCGCCGCACCCCGGGCACCGCCCCGGCGCCGTCCGCCGGAGAGGGGGAGGACGGCACGCGGGGCCCGGTGGTCTGCGTGCTCAACACCCTCGACCGGCCGGTCACCCTGCCCCGGCCCGGCCGGCCCCTGCTGAGCAGCGCCCCGATGGCCGCCCCCGCCCCGCGCGAGGACGGCGGAACCGTCCGTATTCCGGCCGAATCCTGCGCGTGGTGGGCAATCTGA
- a CDS encoding HAD family hydrolase: MRPEPAGAPGPAGGDEPVFGDGLVYGEERGYGDGPADRGSGAHALPYRVVATDLDGTLLRTDLTFSLRTRQALKLATGAGALHLVVTGRPASSCRPFLLDLGYDGLAVCGQGAQLYDATTGRLLMTASLGRGPARALVAAVERELGPLELGVVTAAPENRCVSTAGFFTPPPPGSETVTDPARLWAEPIEKVLMRHRELPDRAVAETAGRLAGDAMTVVHSQAGMVELLPAGTTKAAGLAAAAELLGFTASDTIAFGDMPNDLPMLDWAGYGVAMAGGHPELLAAADETAPGNDADGVAVVLERLFGAACGDGPGTGPAMLPGPRGAAPRGTAGHRPGGSPAPVDRG; the protein is encoded by the coding sequence ATGCGACCTGAGCCGGCGGGCGCCCCCGGCCCGGCGGGCGGGGACGAGCCGGTGTTCGGGGACGGGCTGGTGTACGGGGAGGAGCGGGGGTACGGGGACGGCCCCGCGGACCGGGGGTCCGGGGCGCACGCGCTGCCGTACCGGGTGGTCGCCACCGATCTCGACGGAACCCTGCTCCGCACCGACCTGACCTTCTCCCTCCGCACCCGGCAGGCGCTCAAGCTGGCCACCGGCGCCGGGGCGCTCCACCTCGTCGTCACCGGCCGGCCCGCCTCCTCCTGCCGCCCGTTCCTGCTGGACCTCGGTTACGACGGCCTGGCCGTCTGCGGGCAGGGCGCCCAGCTCTACGACGCCACCACCGGCCGGCTGCTGATGACGGCCTCCCTCGGCCGCGGTCCGGCCCGTGCCCTGGTCGCCGCCGTGGAGCGGGAACTGGGGCCGCTGGAGCTGGGCGTGGTCACGGCGGCGCCGGAGAACCGCTGCGTGAGCACGGCCGGGTTCTTCACACCGCCCCCGCCGGGCAGCGAGACGGTCACCGACCCGGCGCGGCTGTGGGCGGAGCCGATCGAGAAGGTCCTGATGCGCCACCGGGAGCTGCCCGACCGCGCCGTGGCCGAGACCGCCGGACGGCTGGCGGGCGACGCGATGACGGTGGTCCACTCGCAGGCGGGCATGGTCGAGCTGCTGCCCGCCGGCACGACGAAGGCGGCCGGGCTGGCGGCGGCCGCGGAGCTGCTGGGATTCACCGCCTCGGACACCATCGCCTTCGGCGACATGCCCAACGACCTGCCGATGCTGGACTGGGCCGGGTACGGGGTGGCCATGGCGGGCGGCCATCCGGAGCTGCTCGCGGCCGCCGACGAGACGGCCCCGGGGAACGACGCGGACGGCGTCGCGGTGGTCCTGGAGCGCCTGTTCGGGGCGGCGTGCGGTGACGGACCGGGCACCGGGCCCGCGATGCTGCCGGGCCCGCGCGGCGCTGCCCCGCGCGGCACGGCGGGCCACCGGCCGGGCGGGTCCCCGGCACCGGTGGACCGGGGCTGA
- a CDS encoding extracellular solute-binding protein, whose product MRRGIAATALVATLSLAATACGGDSDSGESGEKKGSGELSGTVTFWDTSNEAEKAFFKKTAEGFEKEHPKVDVKYVSVPFGEASNKFKNAAGGGSGAPDVMRTEVAWVADFASLGYLAPLDDTAAVDNKDDYLDQAWGSTQFEGKTYGVPQVIDTLALFYNKDLLKKAGVEVPESVEDIKNSTKKFQGEDVTPFYMRGDDPYWFLPFLYGEGGDMVDAEAKKITIDDGAGAKAFETIQDLVDSKAATTDTTDGWENMQKSFKDGKVAMMLNGPWAIEDTLAGKEFKGNEDNLGVAPVPAGSEAQGAPQGGHNLSVYAGSKNLDASYEFAKYMSSAEVQKATTEELSLLPTRTSVYDEQTVKDNTMVQFFKPAVDKAVERPWIAEGNSLFEPIRVQLADVLTGKTEPEAAADKIGEEYAKLLKDGDWK is encoded by the coding sequence ATGCGGCGTGGCATAGCGGCCACCGCGCTGGTCGCGACGCTCTCCCTGGCGGCGACCGCGTGCGGCGGGGACAGCGACAGCGGCGAGAGCGGCGAGAAGAAGGGCTCCGGCGAGCTCTCCGGCACCGTCACCTTCTGGGACACCTCGAACGAGGCCGAGAAGGCGTTCTTCAAGAAGACCGCCGAGGGCTTCGAGAAGGAGCACCCGAAGGTCGACGTCAAGTACGTCAGCGTCCCCTTCGGCGAGGCGAGCAACAAGTTCAAGAACGCCGCGGGCGGCGGCTCCGGCGCCCCCGACGTGATGCGCACCGAGGTCGCCTGGGTCGCCGACTTCGCCAGCCTCGGCTACCTGGCCCCGCTGGACGATACCGCGGCCGTCGACAACAAGGACGACTACCTCGACCAGGCCTGGGGCAGCACCCAGTTCGAGGGCAAGACCTACGGCGTGCCGCAGGTCATCGACACCCTCGCCCTCTTCTACAACAAGGACCTGCTGAAGAAGGCCGGCGTCGAGGTCCCCGAGTCCGTCGAGGACATCAAGAACTCCACCAAGAAGTTCCAGGGCGAGGACGTCACCCCCTTCTACATGCGCGGTGACGACCCCTACTGGTTCCTGCCCTTCCTCTACGGCGAGGGCGGCGACATGGTCGACGCCGAGGCCAAGAAGATCACGATCGACGACGGCGCCGGCGCCAAGGCGTTCGAAACGATCCAGGACCTGGTGGACTCCAAGGCCGCGACGACGGACACCACCGACGGCTGGGAGAACATGCAGAAGTCCTTCAAGGACGGCAAGGTGGCCATGATGCTCAACGGCCCCTGGGCCATTGAGGACACCCTGGCCGGCAAGGAGTTCAAGGGCAACGAGGACAACCTCGGCGTCGCCCCGGTCCCGGCCGGCAGCGAGGCCCAGGGCGCCCCGCAGGGCGGCCACAACCTCTCCGTCTACGCGGGCTCGAAGAACCTGGACGCCTCCTACGAGTTCGCCAAGTACATGAGCTCCGCCGAGGTCCAGAAGGCCACCACCGAGGAGCTGAGCCTGCTCCCGACCCGTACCTCGGTGTACGACGAGCAGACCGTCAAGGACAACACGATGGTCCAGTTCTTCAAGCCCGCCGTGGACAAGGCCGTCGAGCGCCCGTGGATCGCCGAGGGCAACTCCCTCTTCGAGCCCATCCGCGTCCAGCTCGCCGACGTGCTGACCGGCAAGACCGAGCCCGAGGCCGCCGCCGACAAGATCGGTGAGGAGTACGCCAAGCTCCTCAAGGACGGCGACTGGAAGTAG
- a CDS encoding carbohydrate ABC transporter permease — MAVETGRSVAPAAGGDARGRGRGTGGAPGKTPGPLRRALATHWYAWAMVAPVVTVIGVIIGYPLVRGIYLSLTDADEANVARTIGVNEIDATYEFVGLDNYQAILTDGVFWDRLGWTVLWTVGCVSITFLLGLVLASMLNRKVRGRTVYRMALILPWGIPAFVSVFAWRMLYNEKNGILNQLLAGGGIDGIPWLGDPTWAKISVIAVNVWLGVPFMLVAMLGAMQGIPGELLEAAEMDGANAWQRFRNVVLPGIRSVSSTVILLSTIWTFNMFPVIFLLTRGGPGDSTEILVTYAYRLSFLVSPRDFASSAAWGVLILLLLSAFAVVYRRSLRKQGEVW, encoded by the coding sequence ATGGCTGTCGAGACAGGCCGGTCGGTGGCACCGGCCGCGGGCGGAGACGCCCGCGGCCGCGGCCGCGGAACCGGCGGAGCACCCGGCAAGACCCCCGGCCCGCTGCGCCGGGCCCTGGCCACCCACTGGTACGCCTGGGCCATGGTGGCCCCCGTGGTGACCGTCATCGGGGTGATCATCGGCTATCCGCTGGTCCGCGGCATCTATCTGTCGCTGACCGACGCGGACGAGGCCAATGTCGCCCGCACCATCGGCGTCAACGAGATCGACGCGACCTACGAGTTCGTCGGCCTCGACAACTACCAGGCCATCCTCACGGACGGCGTCTTCTGGGACCGGCTCGGCTGGACCGTGCTGTGGACGGTGGGATGCGTCTCCATCACCTTCCTCCTCGGCCTGGTGCTGGCCTCCATGCTCAACCGCAAGGTGCGCGGCCGGACCGTCTACCGGATGGCGCTGATCCTGCCCTGGGGCATCCCGGCCTTCGTGTCCGTCTTCGCCTGGCGGATGCTCTACAACGAGAAGAACGGCATCCTCAACCAGCTGCTGGCCGGCGGCGGCATCGACGGCATCCCCTGGCTGGGCGACCCGACCTGGGCCAAGATCTCCGTCATCGCGGTGAACGTCTGGCTCGGCGTGCCGTTCATGCTCGTCGCCATGCTGGGCGCCATGCAGGGCATCCCCGGCGAGCTGCTGGAGGCCGCCGAGATGGACGGGGCCAACGCCTGGCAGCGGTTCCGCAACGTCGTGCTGCCCGGCATCCGCTCGGTCAGCAGCACCGTGATCCTGCTGAGCACCATCTGGACCTTCAACATGTTCCCGGTGATCTTCCTGCTCACCCGGGGCGGCCCCGGCGACTCCACCGAGATCCTGGTGACCTACGCCTACCGGCTGTCCTTCCTCGTCAGCCCGCGCGACTTCGCCTCCTCCGCGGCCTGGGGCGTGCTCATCCTGCTGCTCCTGTCGGCCTTCGCGGTGGTCTACCGCCGTTCGCTCCGCAAGCAGGGAGAGGTGTGGTGA
- a CDS encoding glycoside hydrolase family 13 protein, which produces MTHDPTGTPQAGSAAPTAEQRTGWWRDAVIYQVYPRSFADGNGDGMGDLDGVRTRLPYLAGLGVDAVWLSPFYASPQADAGYDVADYRAIDPMFGTLDDAAAVIREAHALGLRIIVDLVPNHCSDQHVWFRQALSEGPGSPLRERFHFRPGKGADGELPPNDWESVFGGPAWTRTVNPDGTPGEWYLHLFAPEQPDFNWDHPAVRDEFRSILRFWLDLGTDGFRIDVAHGLVKADGLPDMGRGEQLKLLGSQKLPFFDQDGVHEIYRSWRKVLDEYAGERIGVAEAWTPSADRTALYLRPDELHQAFNFHYLGAGWNAAELREAVDASLDAMRPVGAPTTWVLSNHDVVRHTTRYADGDPERGLRRARAAVLLMLALPGSAYVYQGEELGLPEVTDLPDEVRQDPSFFKENGQEGLRDGCRVPIPWSGTEAPYGFGPEPGGPSWLPQPDVWAKYSVEAQTGDPTSTLELYRAAIALRREHPALGAGDAVEWLDAPDGVLAFRRTPADGAGGAGGAAGRAADGAFVCTVNTTGAPVRVPAPGRMLLASDGAVVEGPVVEGGEAVLPADSAVWWTT; this is translated from the coding sequence ATGACCCACGACCCCACCGGCACCCCCCAGGCCGGCTCCGCCGCCCCCACCGCGGAACAGCGCACCGGCTGGTGGCGGGACGCGGTGATCTACCAGGTGTACCCGCGCAGCTTCGCCGACGGCAACGGCGACGGCATGGGCGATCTGGACGGGGTGCGCACCCGCCTGCCGTACCTCGCCGGGCTCGGTGTGGACGCCGTCTGGCTCAGCCCCTTCTACGCCTCCCCGCAGGCCGACGCCGGCTACGACGTGGCCGACTACCGCGCCATCGACCCGATGTTCGGCACCCTGGACGACGCCGCCGCGGTCATCCGCGAGGCCCACGCCCTGGGCCTGCGGATCATCGTCGACCTCGTCCCCAACCACTGCTCCGACCAGCACGTGTGGTTCCGGCAGGCCCTGAGCGAGGGCCCCGGCTCACCGCTCCGCGAGCGGTTCCACTTCCGTCCCGGCAAGGGCGCGGACGGCGAACTCCCGCCCAACGACTGGGAGTCCGTCTTCGGCGGCCCCGCCTGGACCCGCACCGTGAACCCGGACGGGACCCCGGGGGAGTGGTACCTGCATCTCTTCGCCCCCGAGCAGCCCGACTTCAACTGGGACCACCCGGCCGTCCGGGACGAGTTCCGCTCCATCCTCCGCTTCTGGCTGGACCTGGGCACCGACGGCTTCCGCATCGACGTCGCCCACGGCCTCGTCAAGGCCGACGGGCTCCCCGACATGGGCCGCGGCGAGCAGCTGAAGCTCCTCGGCAGCCAGAAGCTGCCCTTCTTCGACCAGGACGGCGTCCACGAGATCTACCGCTCCTGGCGGAAGGTCCTCGACGAGTACGCGGGCGAGCGGATCGGCGTCGCCGAGGCCTGGACCCCCAGCGCCGACCGCACCGCCCTCTACCTCCGCCCCGACGAGCTCCACCAGGCGTTCAACTTCCACTACCTGGGCGCCGGATGGAACGCCGCCGAGCTGCGCGAGGCCGTCGACGCGTCGCTCGACGCCATGCGGCCCGTCGGCGCCCCCACCACCTGGGTGCTGTCCAACCACGACGTCGTGCGGCACACCACGCGCTACGCGGACGGGGACCCGGAGCGCGGCCTGCGCCGGGCCCGCGCCGCCGTGCTGCTGATGCTGGCGCTGCCCGGCTCGGCGTACGTCTACCAGGGCGAGGAGCTCGGGCTTCCGGAGGTCACCGACCTGCCCGACGAGGTCCGCCAGGACCCCTCCTTCTTCAAGGAGAACGGCCAGGAGGGCCTGCGCGACGGCTGCCGGGTGCCGATCCCGTGGTCCGGCACCGAGGCCCCGTACGGCTTCGGACCCGAGCCCGGCGGCCCCAGCTGGCTGCCGCAACCCGACGTCTGGGCCAAGTACAGCGTCGAGGCCCAGACCGGCGACCCGACCTCCACCCTGGAGCTCTACCGCGCGGCGATCGCGCTGCGCCGCGAACACCCGGCGCTCGGCGCGGGCGACGCCGTCGAGTGGCTGGACGCGCCCGACGGCGTCCTCGCCTTCCGCCGCACCCCGGCGGACGGAGCCGGCGGCGCGGGCGGTGCGGCCGGCCGTGCTGCGGACGGTGCCTTCGTCTGCACCGTCAACACCACCGGCGCGCCCGTCCGCGTCCCGGCGCCCGGCCGGATGCTGCTGGCCAGTGACGGCGCGGTCGTGGAGGGCCCGGTCGTGGAGGGCGGCGAGGCCGTGCTGCCCGCCGACTCCGCCGTCTGGTGGACGACGTGA
- a CDS encoding phosphatase PAP2 family protein has protein sequence MGDATVRTLEKSPADTRPEAQPGGERLSIGRLRLPRRPRLRFEILLIAVSYWIYSVIRNAVPEQKAAALRNADWIWRAEQAVGIAVEHTVNHAVNSVTWLIVGMNYYYATLHFIVTVGVLVWLYRWHPGRYAATRLVLFLTTGIALLGYYLYPLAPPRLVPDGGFVDTVVVHDTWGSMASGNLASMSNQYAAMPSMHIGWSVWCGITIVMLAPALWARVLGWLYPPLTLLVIVATANHFWLDAVGGVLCLAAGYGLSYLWYRSVAYRLPRHVTPLHAT, from the coding sequence GTGGGTGACGCGACTGTGAGGACTCTGGAGAAATCACCGGCCGACACACGGCCAGAGGCCCAGCCCGGGGGGGAACGCCTTTCGATCGGACGGCTGAGGCTGCCGCGACGCCCACGGCTGCGGTTCGAGATCCTGCTCATCGCGGTGAGTTACTGGATCTACTCGGTGATCCGCAACGCCGTCCCGGAGCAGAAGGCCGCGGCCCTGCGCAACGCCGACTGGATATGGCGGGCGGAGCAGGCGGTGGGCATCGCCGTCGAGCACACCGTGAACCACGCCGTGAACTCGGTGACCTGGCTCATCGTGGGGATGAACTACTACTACGCCACCCTGCACTTCATCGTGACCGTCGGCGTGCTGGTGTGGCTCTACCGCTGGCATCCGGGCCGCTACGCCGCGACCCGGCTCGTGCTCTTCCTGACCACGGGGATCGCGCTGCTCGGCTACTACCTCTATCCGCTGGCACCGCCCCGGCTGGTGCCGGACGGCGGTTTCGTCGACACGGTCGTCGTGCACGACACCTGGGGCTCGATGGCCTCCGGCAACCTCGCGAGCATGTCCAACCAGTACGCGGCGATGCCGTCCATGCACATCGGCTGGTCGGTGTGGTGCGGGATCACCATCGTGATGCTGGCGCCCGCGCTCTGGGCCAGGGTGCTGGGCTGGCTCTACCCGCCGCTGACCCTGCTCGTGATCGTGGCGACGGCCAACCACTTCTGGCTGGACGCCGTCGGCGGTGTGCTCTGCCTGGCCGCCGGCTACGGGCTCTCGTACCTCTGGTACCGCTCGGTCGCCTACCGTCTCCCCCGGCATGTGACGCCGCTCCATGCGACCTGA
- a CDS encoding LacI family DNA-binding transcriptional regulator — MAVPRGGGEPAAPRLADIAAQAAVSEATVSRVLNGKAGVAGSTRQRVLAALDVLGYERPVRLRQRSAGLVGLVIPELTNPIFPAFAQVIEQSLAGYGYTPVLCTQMPGGATEDELVEQLEERGVTGIIFLSGLHADTTADPARYTRLTARGVPFVLINGYNENIAAPFVSPDDRSAARMAVRHLVELGHERIGLAVGPQRFVPSRRKTDGFVAELRESLGQSREEAERRVHHTLFGLEGGQAAAGALLDEGCTGVVCGSDLMALGVIRAAWQRGLDVPGDISVVGFDDTPLIAFTDPPLTTVRQPVQSMATAAVGALLEEIEGNPVQRTEFVFQPDLVVRGSTGPARRTPGD; from the coding sequence ATGGCCGTGCCGCGGGGCGGCGGCGAACCCGCCGCCCCGCGGCTCGCGGACATCGCCGCCCAGGCGGCCGTCAGCGAGGCGACCGTCAGCCGGGTCCTCAACGGCAAAGCGGGCGTGGCCGGTTCCACCCGGCAGCGGGTGCTCGCGGCGCTCGACGTCCTCGGCTACGAACGCCCCGTCCGGCTGCGGCAGCGCAGCGCCGGACTCGTCGGACTGGTGATCCCCGAGCTGACCAACCCCATCTTCCCGGCCTTCGCCCAGGTCATCGAACAGTCCCTGGCCGGGTACGGCTACACGCCGGTGCTCTGCACCCAGATGCCCGGCGGCGCCACCGAGGACGAACTGGTGGAGCAGCTGGAGGAGCGCGGCGTCACCGGCATCATCTTCCTGTCCGGGCTGCACGCCGACACCACCGCCGACCCCGCCCGCTACACCCGGCTGACGGCGCGCGGCGTGCCGTTCGTCCTGATCAACGGCTACAACGAGAACATCGCCGCGCCGTTCGTCTCGCCCGACGACCGCTCGGCGGCCCGGATGGCCGTACGGCACCTCGTCGAGCTGGGCCACGAGCGGATCGGCCTGGCCGTCGGCCCGCAGCGCTTCGTCCCGTCCCGGCGCAAGACCGACGGGTTCGTCGCGGAGCTGCGCGAATCGCTGGGCCAGTCCCGCGAGGAGGCCGAACGGCGCGTCCACCACACGCTGTTCGGGCTGGAGGGCGGCCAGGCGGCGGCGGGCGCGCTGCTCGACGAGGGCTGCACGGGCGTGGTGTGCGGCAGCGACCTCATGGCGCTCGGCGTGATCCGGGCCGCCTGGCAGCGCGGCCTGGACGTGCCCGGCGACATCTCCGTCGTCGGCTTCGACGACACCCCGCTGATCGCCTTCACCGACCCGCCGCTGACGACCGTGCGGCAGCCGGTGCAGTCGATGGCGACGGCCGCGGTCGGCGCCCTGCTGGAGGAGATCGAGGGCAACCCGGTGCAGCGCACGGAGTTCGTCTTCCAGCCGGACCTCGTCGTCCGGGGCTCGACGGGGCCGGCCCGGAGGACGCCGGGCGACTGA